A single window of Leptospira wolffii serovar Khorat str. Khorat-H2 DNA harbors:
- the coxB gene encoding cytochrome c oxidase subunit II — MNWFSFIPATSFMPVPATKEAADVDSLYIFLLVSGLISFIILIGGMVIFIFRYRRKTEDQKSAYITHNTLAEFLWSFIPFVIMMVIFAWGWSVFHDLRKVGEKGDVEVHVTARQWAWTFKYADGTEINSPGSDKLIPGDADSTLLKPEIVVVPVGKTIRFVLTSDDVLHSFYVPAFRNKMDAVPGRKTTFTFTPIEKGDFTVFCTEYCGTKHSNMMATIRVVDGEAFTAWQDQQKASKGAAADLGPAQRGEALFKGSLGCSGCHSIDGSRVVGPTFKGLYGTKRDFADGSSLVADDAYIKQSILVPTAKIVATYPPAMSSFQGRIKDDEIKDIIEFIKTLK, encoded by the coding sequence ATGAACTGGTTCTCATTTATACCGGCTACAAGTTTCATGCCGGTTCCAGCTACGAAAGAGGCGGCAGATGTAGATAGCCTTTACATTTTTCTTCTCGTTTCCGGATTAATTTCCTTTATCATCCTGATCGGAGGGATGGTAATATTCATCTTCCGCTACAGAAGAAAAACCGAGGACCAAAAAAGCGCATACATTACGCATAATACCCTCGCCGAGTTTCTCTGGTCTTTCATCCCATTCGTGATCATGATGGTGATCTTCGCTTGGGGATGGAGCGTTTTCCACGATCTACGTAAAGTAGGTGAGAAGGGAGACGTAGAGGTTCACGTGACTGCGCGTCAGTGGGCTTGGACCTTCAAGTATGCGGATGGAACCGAAATCAACAGCCCTGGCAGTGACAAGCTGATTCCCGGCGACGCGGATTCCACTCTGCTCAAGCCTGAAATCGTAGTGGTTCCTGTAGGAAAAACGATTCGTTTCGTTCTAACTTCCGACGACGTTCTTCATAGTTTTTATGTTCCTGCCTTCCGCAACAAGATGGATGCGGTTCCCGGAAGAAAAACCACTTTCACTTTCACTCCGATCGAGAAAGGGGACTTCACCGTATTCTGTACGGAATATTGCGGAACTAAGCACTCCAACATGATGGCTACGATCCGTGTAGTGGACGGAGAAGCGTTCACCGCATGGCAAGACCAGCAAAAGGCTTCCAAAGGAGCGGCTGCTGACTTGGGTCCTGCACAAAGAGGAGAGGCCTTATTTAAAGGAAGCCTCGGATGTAGCGGATGCCATTCCATCGACGGATCCAGAGTCGTAGGACCTACCTTTAAGGGTCTCTACGGAACTAAACGGGATTTTGCCGACGGTTCTTCTCTCGTTGCAGATGACGCTTATATCAAGCAATCCATCCTAGTTCCTACCGCGAAAATCGTGGCGACTTATCCTCCTGCAATGTCTTCCTTCCAAGGAAGAATCAAGGATGATGAGATTAAGGACATCATCGAATTCATTAAGACGCTTAAATAG